The Musa acuminata AAA Group cultivar baxijiao chromosome BXJ1-8, Cavendish_Baxijiao_AAA, whole genome shotgun sequence genomic sequence acaaatagagagtaaccttgctttgatacttaGGATCAAGTTAGCACTaagaagaggggtgaattagtgctttcgataaataTGACGTCGATTCATAAATATTTGTTTAATAAAGCTTGTATCTGAAAAAAGTGTTTAAACTAGAAAATGTTTGTAAGTGATTGagggtagtaagcaagtaaatcagtgagtgatgagaatgaaaatcataaaagaaatcgcacagaaagaaagcacaccaaatttatagtggttcgatcgtcatgacctatatctacttctgattcctcctccattgaggccaccggcgtccactaatggtcttccctcAATGGGCGaaaaccaaccaccctcttacaacactttctcattttcacgggtttaagagacaacccttacgagcctcacacctctcttgaatgatcacaaaactagaaagggaggaggaaagaATGGGATgtttgttcacacttttgtgcTCTCTCATGTAGGAAATAATGGGATGTTTAtagccccaatagcttcaaaaattgagccaaaaagtgtctcatcctatatTTTCagagtactagcggtaccatcgtcattattgggcaataccaccgctcagtctgggcagtactaccgcttgacagagcctcaAAGACCGGGCTatagcggttccaccacctaacAGCAATAACTATCGATAGTACTATcgcccagtttgggcggtactattgtccagaccacttgggaggccaaGCCTCAAGTGGTACCGCCACCCAATCTAGGTGGTGCCACAACCTGACATGGCTCTAAGTGGTTGAATGAGCCATCtaaccggcccaattcaaccttgttaaagacccagttggcccctaattgagttaataggaTTTCTCCcacaactaactcaaattaaaatcctaactacgatagttaaggctaaaacaattactcTACTTGTAATATAAGTTGTCCTGCACGTTAATGGTTCAAccgaactctcagtgaacttccaacgaacttccgataatcttccagcgagctttcgatgaactcccaatgaacctcTGGTGAGCTTTCAGCAAACCTTCAGCAAGCTTTCAACGAACTCCTAGTGAGCTTTCGACAAACTCCCgacgagctttcactacatcgacGAGCCTTCagtattgttgggtccagcccatatgtgggcttggacaattgggcctattgagcccaaatcagtaattaagagagaaagggcaaaattgggcagATTGCAGCGTGTGTGTGCGCACAGTGAGATTGCAGcgtgcggcgtgcagagaaaagaggagagagaaatagagagagaaagtaaggtttctgagttttctgcttgacgatcggtggccaaacgttgtcagtttcggcccaaattttatgtggagaatccttgcagcaaactctacaatcctaacggtgttgatatgcagtttaccctctctaaggtactttcctgtgatatccactctgtgagacctagaattctcttttgaggagatccatcctacgtgatgaagatatgctatccttgagccaagatctatgatcttgatgttattctaatcctctagttattctagagaagacctactgtaaacctgttatcattattattgatagtggaagtttgaggtggactacgatcccgtggtttttcccacattgggttttccacgttaaaaagatttggtctcactgtgtgattgatttattgctctattgtttatgctgtgctgattgatattagcattttgatatcaagttggtattttgatgagaaacctattttgatacacaaagagggaaaagaattattccgcattaacaggtttcttcccaacaagtggtatcagagcatcaggttgtttggtgctagttttcttgtgtgattgaaatggagcagtcagatggtatgattaaattgaacttatcaaattattccacttggaggcatctgatggaagatttgctctattgcaaagatttgtataagcctatcaaggttaaagataaaccttctattatggacgatgaagaatgggaagttcaacatagaaaagctattgcctatattagaagatggatggatataaacttgcatgagcatatttcagatgaaatcagagctgatgttgtttggcaaaggttaaaaaatctctttacgaaaaagatagtgggaaatagaatttctctcctcagaaggcttgtaaatttgaagtataaagatgatggtaatattgttgagcacataagcctatttcagagtcttgcaaacaagttggttgctatgaaaatgaatatagatgatgagatgtagggattattacttctcagctctttaccagaaagttgggaaacgtatgtggtgactatttgtaactccacgccaaagggaactctaactattgatatggttaaagacagtttgctaaatgaagatgccagaaggaaagaacagggtgaatcttcttctggtgcatttgttactgaaaaacaagaaagacgtggaagaagtcatagcagaaatccacatggatatagaggaagatccaagtctagaagagatatcaaatgttttcactgtaataggccaggtcacatgaagaaagagtgtaggttttggaagcgagaacagaataaaatgaagaaaaatgagaaagagatcaatacagttgctgctaaaggtaatatcactattgtctgtgatgaaggttgtgttagccttgtagctcaggacagtaattgggtaattgactctggtgcttcatttcatgttacttctcatggtgatttctttagatcttacagtgctggtgattttggtaatgtcagaatgggaaacaatggtacatctaagattgtgggtattggagatatttgcttggagactagtattgggagcaaattgatactcgaagatgtaaggcatgttccagatattcgtcttaacttgatatctacaggtagacttgatgatgagggcttagcacattattttggtgaaagtaaatggaaactcactaaaggttctctaattatggcaaaaggaaagaagattaactctttttatgtcatagaagctaagctacacaaaggagagattaatgcaattcgaaaagttgaaagtatagatctttggcataagaggcttggacatatcagcgagaagggacttcaaactcttgctagaaagcagttcttaccagagttgcaaggtacatctcttaaatcttgtgatcattgcttagctggaaaaacacatagaattacatttcagacatatccatcatctagaagatctaatgttattgatttagttcatactgatgtttgtactatgcaaactagaactcttggaggtgctctttattttgttacttttattgatgaccattctagaaaagtttgggcttttgctttgaaatctaaagaccaagtactcgatgctttcaaggagtttcatgtcaatgttgaaagagaaactggcagaaagctaaagtgtgttcgatcagataatggtggcgagtacaggggtccttttgagaattattgcaggttccatggtatcaggcttgagaaaacagttcctaaaactcctcaacagaacggtgtggcagaaaggatgaacagaaccattgaagaaaggattaggtgtatgctttcccacaccaagttaccaaagtcattttggggggaggctatgagaactacagttgacctgataaatctttctccattagttcctctgcaaggtgatgttccagagagagtatggagaggaaaagatatatcttataatcatttgagagtctttgggtgtaaagcatttgttcatattcccaaagatgagaggtccaagcttgataataaggcaaaagcatgtatcttcttgggatatggtcatgaagagtttgggtacagattatgggatccaatgaacaagaagattattagaagcaaagatgttgtgtttcttgaagaccaattgtttgatgatggtgataatgttgagaagccagaaacctctgtttatattccttggagtttgggtccagttccttcacctgtagttcatgatgatcatgggggagatgaacaagaagattgtggtgagaatactagtgatgatacacctacagttgatgatgctgaaccaactgaacaggcacctccactaccagttgagattccattgagaagatccactagagagcgacaaccctctaccagatatcctccacatgagtatgttatgcttactgacgggggagagccagaaacttaccaagaagctattcttcatgagaataagagtgagtgggttaaagccatgcaagaagagatgagatccttgcttgagaaccacacctatgacttggtaaagctgccgaaagagaagaaagctctcaagaataagtgggtttataaattgaagactgaaaataatagctcacaacaaagatacaaggcacgactagttgtgaaaggattcagtcagaagaaaggtattgactttgaagaaatattttctccggttgtaaaaatgtcctctatccgagttgttcttggtttggctgcccgcttgaatttagaagttgaacaacttgatgtaaaaacagcatttcttcatggtgacttagaagaagaaatttacatggagcaaccagaaggtttcaaagtcaagggaaaagaaaatctggtatgtaagcttaggaaaagcttatatgaactcaaacaggcacctagacaatggtacaagaagtttgattcctttatgatgagccaagggtatgatagaaccacatctgatcattgtgtgtttatgaagaaattttcagatgatgattttattattttactgctatatgttgatgatatgttgattgttggccatgatattagaaaaattgaaaagcttaaaagagagctaagtaagtcttttgccatgaaagacttaggatcggtgagacaaatacttggcatgaagattcttcgtcataggaagaaaaggaagatttggctatctcaagagacttacattgaaaatgttcttgaaagattcaacatgagtaaaaccaaagcagtttgttctccacttgtaggtcatttcaagctgagttcaaaacaatgtcctacaagtgagaaagaaaaagaagaaatatccagagtgccttactcatctgcagtaggcagtttgatgtatgctatggtttgtactaggccagatatagctcatgtagttgaagttgttagccgatttctctcaaatcctagaaaggaacattgggcagtagtgaaatggatattaagatatctaagaggtacttctaggttgtgtttatgttttggtgatgatgaacctgtgttagaagggtacacagatgcagacatggcaggtgatactgattccaggaagtccacttcgggattcttgatgacttttgcaggaggagcagtctcttggcagtctaagttacagaagtgtgttgctctatcaaccacagaagcagaatacatagcagttactgaagcttgcaaggaagctttatggatgaaaaagtttctacaggaattgggcttgaaacagaaggatatactatttattgtgacagtcagagcgccattcacctctccaagaattcaacataccattctagatccaagcatattgatgtgagatatcactggattcgtgatgtgcttgagatgaaagaattacagttggaaaagatgcataccaatgataatggttcagatatgttgacaaagtctttgcctaaggagaagcttgaagcatgtaggcgaagagcgggcttggtacagcccaccatatgagttggagggggagaattgttaggtccagcccatatgtgggcttggacaattgggcctattgagctcaaatcagtaattaagagagaaagggtaaAATTGGGCAGATTGCAGCGTGTGTGTGCGCACAGTGAGATTGCAGCGTGcgggcgtgcagagaaaagaggagagagaaatagagagagaaagtaaggtttctgagttttctgcttgacgatcggtggccaaacgttgtcagtttcggcccaaattttatgtggagaatccttgcagcaaactctacaatcctaatggtgttgatctatagtttaccctctctaaggtactttcctgcgatatccactctatgagacctagaattctcttttgaggagatccatcctacgtgatgaagatatgctatccttgagccaagatctattatcttgatgttattctgatcctctagttattctagagaagacctactgtaaacctgttatcattattattgatagtggaagtttgaggtggactacagtcccgtaatttttcccacattgggttttccacgttaaaaagattttgtctcactgtgtgattgatttattgctctattgtttatgatgtgctgattgatattagcattttgatatcaagttggtattttgatgaggaacctattttgatacacaaagagggaaaagaattattccgcattaataggtttcttcccaacaagtataGCCCTCGATTCATCCGGCCCGATGCCCAatcattgactccggcccaacttcgattctactttaattgtttcatcgttttcatgatcgtagttaatcctgtatcacttatctcaacacattgattagatcattaattcaccaattgattttatcatcaaaatccgagattcaacaaatattatATTGAGCTTTTATGGTGAAAGTTGGAGATTCTAATAAACTTTATTTTGGAAATGAACTTAATTACACTTATATTAtagatttaatataaaaatatataaacttATATAAATACTCTTAAATCACCCTAAAATTCATAAATATATGGATCTACAATTGTAAAGTTGTTTGGGAATTTGGGTGAGAATTTGAGGTTTGAGGAACATTATTTCATTACTTGCATGATTCATACCTAGTGCCAAACTTCGATTTACAAATGCTTTATGTCCATTACAACATAGGATGAGGAAAAATTTCGAGCTATAAAGATAAAGATACAAAGAGATAAAATTGTCGATGACACCAATAATTTGGATATGAGACGATCTCATTGAGGGGAATTTGGGTGAGAATTTGAGGATAAAGGAACATTATTTCATTAGTTCCATGATTCATAACTAGTGCCAAACTTCAATTTACAAATGCTTTATTTCCATTACAACATAGGATGAGGAACAATTTCGAGCTACAAGCAGAAAGAAGGATCTCATTGACGGGTTAGGTATGGGACGAGATCTTGTCGAGTTGCACCATGTAGTTCGAGTTGGGAATCATGGCACAATCGTCACCTTCTCCAATGTTAGACCACCACCTTTCGCTAGCCTATTCGAGTCACATAAAACGATCGCAACAAACTATGTTAGACGTTTGGAAGGACTAATAGGGACAATAAGAAAACGACGCTGACAATCTTCATCTGACACCAAATCAAAAAGCAACCAACATCGAGGGCGGGGGGGTGTGGATGGCAGTAGGGTCGACATTGAAGATGCTATCCTTAGAGATGGAGGAGATACGGGATAGGTGAAAAGAAATACAGAGGATAGAAAGATGAGGTTTTGAGTGAACGAGCAAATTGTTCACTTGGAGGAGAGCCAAGGGGTGTTGGAGAAGGAGAGACTAAGATTAGGAGACACTAATAGTTAAAAcatagagaggaggaggaggaggaggaggaggaccagaAAGACGAGGTAGATGATTTCACGTTAGGAGGGTTCACCAAACTTTAACCCGAACCAATTCACCAGAATCGATTTGAGAATTTGGGAGAAAACATTTGTTGACATTAGAAGGGTAAAACAGAGATGTACATAAACACAAAAAATATTATCTGGTAAATTCTCAAATTGGGATAACTTAGGGCGTCATCTGATAAAAACGACTAagagcttcttcttctttttttttttttgataaattatcctAAAACAATATCAAGCAGAATTTGAATGCACGACTTTAACCCTCCCTCCACATGATTTGGTGAGTTAATCAACATTATCTCCTCGATTTGATACGGATAAATAGAGTATTTCTTCCACATGTTGTCAGTCTTCCAACTCACTCAACCCTATCCACCTATATATAGATTTCCACCCCCTCTCTTCCACTTCAGGAGCGCAGTTCGCTTCCCTCCCTCCGGTCCAACTCTATTCTTGATCGTCCAAGAATGAGGTGAAAGATGTGCTCGCAATTAGTGGAGGAGAAGACCATGGTCAGCAACTCTGGACCAACAGGAGCTGTCCCGTGTTTTAACGTCGCTGGCTCACCAGTAATCTCCGCAGGAGCACTCCCCGCCCTCGAACCGGTGAAACCTGGCCCGGTCGCGGACCGTGATCACCCGGCCGTACGCCCTGGAGATGAGCTTGGCGGCGGCGTGGCAGTCGCCGCAGATGCGCAGGTTCTTGATCACCTGGATCGGCGCCCTCGCGGGCGTCGCCGCGATCCCGAACGCCATCGCCAGCTTCTCGCTGTGCTGGTACAGCGCCCGCTCCTTGTCCTCCTCCTCGATGTCGTGTAGCACGTGGGCCGTCTCCGGCACGTGCCCCAGCGCCCTGATCCTCGCCTCCACCTCCTCCAATGTCCGGTAGATCTTCCTCCACTGCTCGTGCTCTCTGTCGCCGTTCAGGAACCGGTGCAGCGCGCCGTCCACCTCGGTGTAGCTGAACCCTGGGACCTTGCGCACGTCGTTGCCCTGCATGGTGTTGCGGATGCGGCCCACGTCGCCCCACCGGGCCTTGGCGGCGTACACATTGGAGAGAAGCACGTAGTCGCCGCACCCTTTGGAGCCCATCTCCGCCAGCTTGCGGGCGGCTTGCTCTGCGAGGGCCACGTCGCCGTGGGAGCGGGCCGCGCCCAGCAGCGTCTGCCAGAGTACGACGTCCGGCGCCATGGGCATGGCGTCGACGAGGTCGCGCGCCTCCGACAAGCGGCCCGCCCGGCCGAGGAGGTCCACGACGGCGCCGTAGTGCTTAGCCGTGGGGCGGACGCCACGCATGGAGTAGAAGATACGGAGGCCGTCCTCGACGAGGCCGGCATGGACGCAGCCGCAGAGGACGGCGAGATAGGTGACGGCGTCTGGGGCGACGGTGGAGCGGAGCATCTCGGTCTCGAAGAGGCGGAGCGCGAGGGCGCCGCGGCCGTGCATAGCGAGGGCCATGAGAGCGGCGTTCCAGGAGACGAGGGTCTTGGAGCGGGTGGAGCGGAAGACGTCGAGCGCCCGGTCCAGGGCGCCGCACTTGGCGTAGGCGTCCACTAGGGCATTGCGGACGCGGACATCGGCGTCGAGGCCACGCCGCCGGGCAAAGTCGTGGATGGCGGTGGCATCCCGGGCGGAGCCAAGCTGTGCGCAGGCAGACGCGGCGGCGACAACGGTAATCTCGTTGGGAGTCTCGCGAtcgggaagggaggaggagaccATCCGGTGGAAGAGGGCAAGAGCGGTATGGGGGTGGGGGCCGAGGGCAAGGCCCGCGAGGAGGGCGTTCCAGGTGGCGACGTCGCGTAAGGGCATCTCGTCGAACACCTGGAGGGCAGCCTCGGGAGCGGAGCACTTGGCATAGGCGTCGAGAAGGGTGGTGACGAGACGATCGTCGGCGACGAGACCGAAGCGAAGGGTGAGGGCGTGGAGCTGAAGGGCAGCGGGGAGGGCGGAGGAACGGGAGGTGGCGCGGAGGGCGAAGGAGAGGGTGAGTGCGTCAGGGCGCGGGGAGGCGAGGGAGAGCATGCGGGCAAAGAAGGCGAAGGCGCCGGAAGGGTCGGGACCGGCGGCGATGCCGCGGATGACGGCGTTCCAGTCGTTGGTGGTGGTGGCGGGGTGGGGGATGGAGCGGAAGGCGGCGAGAGCGTGGGCGAGGTCGCCGAACTGGGAGAGGGCGCAGAGCTCGAGGAATGTGGTGCGCAGGGGAGGGGAGCGGCGGAAAAGGCCGGTGGTGAGGAGGTTCGCGTGCAGCTGCTTGATGTGGCCGAAGGTGGCTCCTCGGCCCAACAGCCACCCCAGGTGAGCCTCCGCCGCCATATCACGTCGTAGCGCTCCATGTCGCCCGTCCAAAGTTTTTGTGTTGTGGATTCTCTTAGTGGCCGATGGACTTCATCCGGGTAATTGGATCCAATTCGCCAAAATTTTACCGGACCCTATTTAGATCCGAATCCGAATTCATTAATAAGATAAAGGGACCCTAGTGGGATCCGAACTGGATCAGTTCTTTGTCCTCGATCGAATCCACATGATTATGACGTAGGGTTCAGATTCTGATTTGATTTATTGgttttgattgataaaaaaaattaattactccACAAAGATTCAAACGCAAGTCATTAGGATTTAAATCTAAATTACTAACTATTACATCATGAAACTTATCTATATTTTACTATTACTTTTTGTCATATTTAACCCGGTGTGAAATCACCGATTCCAGTTCTAATTTGTAGGCATCAAAATTTAATTGTCTTTGTTTCTGATTTCGAACTGATTCGATTTCAATTCGATTTGAATCATATTCATCCCCACTCCAACGGGCTATCTATCGTGTGGCAGAAAAACTCGTGATGTCCACCCAGGATTCACTATATGAATATTTTATTGTTATTAATATATCTTTGTTCAAGAGTAATAAATTCTTCCATTTCAATTTTCCCAATTCAATCAACCTAAACAAATGTTTCAAAGAGTGAACATCATACATTTCAAACTCGCGCCCCAAGTAATTAAACGTATGAAGAATATTTTGTATTTCAAAAAGGTGCTTATATAACGATTTTATTGAGAGGAGAGCATGAATGAAGATGAGGGAAGCATGTTCTGCAATCTCAAGGCCATGCCAAAAGCTCCAAGATTGCTCGTTTTATATCATCACACCACCATCATTTCGATGATTAGCAAACCAATCGATTAAAAGAAACGATAAAAAGGAGGGAAAACAGGGAAAGAATTGATTGGCAACGTGCAGTTGAGAGCACGGCCTACAAAATATTTTCCTTCTCCTTTCTGAATCTAATTGCTAGAAGATTGAATTATCAATTGTTAGGTACAAGGGATTTGATATTATTAGTAGAGAGCAcaactttcttctcttcttcttaacAATAACGGAATCTTGATTGTTTTAGTTAAGGATAtgtaaaacataaaatatttttagcaTCAATTAATGAGTATTAATATAAATTAAGCTTTCAACTAACCATCAACTTATAGTACCTAACAAAAATATTAACCGCTGAATAAAATTAAGTTCTAAACTTAAATATAGATGTATAAATATGATAACCATAGACTGGAGTTTCCAGCGTGCTGGGATCATCCCATGCAATGACGTTCACTTGGTCAACGACCTCTCACCATCCAAATAAATTTTATCAGTGATACGATATATTTTGACAGTCTAAATACGCCACAACTAACACATTCGCCAAGTCAGAGCCCCACGCCATACGTCTCATCCCGGAAGCGCGTACCAAGAAGATATACCATACGTCTCGTCCCGAGAGCTCAGGGCAGTACCGTTTGACGCCGCACTGCACGCCCCGACGCGGCGACCAGTCAGAAGGGCTGTCCCATCCCACGGGGACCAACAGTGACGCCAAATCGATATGCCTTCAACCCTCTCGCCAAGGTATAAAACCCCTAGCCAGCCTCTGACCAGGGGAacgaaaaaagaaaggaaaaaggtaATCCCACTtgttactaacttgctcgtcggaggggcaacAACCAGGTACCACTCGACGGAAGCTATTTTGTAGGAGGGCGATCACTCATCGAGGGTGGAGGACTTGGCACGGAAGCACGATCCGCCCAGCGCCAAGGAGTCACCAATCAGCCCCGATCCTAACCAACGCCAACCAGCACCTCTTCCTGAGAGTCCGGGTACCTCATCATCCGAATCACCCTACAAaaagctcccgacatcgacccgttgaCCAGGCCGtactgactcaccagccacggcgcatttgttcactaacattttagcgctagaaggagggccatgtcacAGGAGCATCTGGCCGAAGCtcccccgagggagaaccacaaGCCGACCTCCCTTCCATCCAACCCAAAAGTCAGGTCCTCCCTGCTCTCAGAGATGGCGGGATTCCGACCTCAACGCCAGATCGCTACTAGCGCCTATTCAACGACCCAGGGTTGTCGCCCCCGGGATTCGTCATAGGACTCTCGGCTGTTACACTCGAGGTGTTCCTCGGCCTGTTCAAGCAAGTGCAGGCCATGGCGGTAATGATGCAGTTGCTCGCTCCGCTCATTCCTAAGATCGTGcggctagtgttgaatctcggattttgatgatgaagtcaattgtcatttgttgtctaatctatgtgttgagataagtgtgcaggattaactacgatgaaagatagacaagcagcaggagttgcgccggagtcaagttcatgatcacgttgggagttcgagagttcgacgaaagtacggacggtcgtcggaggttctgcgagaacagatccgagaagtccagaagcttgccaagcgaagctcgtcggaactcgccaagtggatcgtcgcaaagtccaggagtttgccggaagtccgcaggagcatcaccgagggttcatcggatgatcgacggaagttcgccggaaactcgccggaagaagcgattgacgcaccgaagcaaagctgcagaaattgtcttagatttaatcgtagttagcacggtgattaagttagaaatgggaggtgatcccattagcttaatcctggggcaattgggcccctgaagaactcaagttgggtcgaatggttcaacccattcgaacccaagaagctgtgggaggtgcaaccgcccaggcagggaggtgcaaccgcccaggctaagtctcccagcgagactgggaggtgcaaccgctccagctaggaggtgcaaccgcccaggctaagtctcccagcgagactgggaggtgcaaccgctccagccaggcggtgcaaccgcccagggctcagtctccaagcgagactgggcggtgcaacctcctctgtcaagcggtagcaccgcctgagctcaagtttcgagctctgcctggtgatgcaatcaccgagctcagtcttcgagctctggaagagatgtacgacctctctggccaggagatgcaaagcctaagctcagtcttcgagctctggcagagaggtgcaaccacctctggcagagaggtgcaaccacctctggcagaaaggggcgatcacctctggcagagaagagaagcttctctggtcaggagatgcaccgcctgagctcggtcttcgagctctggcaggaaggtgcaaccacccctgacagagaaggtggaaccgtccgagctcagtcttcgagctctgccaggcggtgccacctctccagtcgagaggtgcaaccgcctgagctcagacttcgagc encodes the following:
- the LOC135587726 gene encoding pentatricopeptide repeat-containing protein OGR1, mitochondrial-like, with protein sequence MAAEAHLGWLLGRGATFGHIKQLHANLLTTGLFRRSPPLRTTFLELCALSQFGDLAHALAAFRSIPHPATTTNDWNAVIRGIAAGPDPSGAFAFFARMLSLASPRPDALTLSFALRATSRSSALPAALQLHALTLRFGLVADDRLVTTLLDAYAKCSAPEAALQVFDEMPLRDVATWNALLAGLALGPHPHTALALFHRMVSSSLPDRETPNEITVVAAASACAQLGSARDATAIHDFARRRGLDADVRVRNALVDAYAKCGALDRALDVFRSTRSKTLVSWNAALMALAMHGRGALALRLFETEMLRSTVAPDAVTYLAVLCGCVHAGLVEDGLRIFYSMRGVRPTAKHYGAVVDLLGRAGRLSEARDLVDAMPMAPDVVLWQTLLGAARSHGDVALAEQAARKLAEMGSKGCGDYVLLSNVYAAKARWGDVGRIRNTMQGNDVRKVPGFSYTEVDGALHRFLNGDREHEQWRKIYRTLEEVEARIRALGHVPETAHVLHDIEEEDKERALYQHSEKLAMAFGIAATPARAPIQVIKNLRICGDCHAAAKLISRAYGRVITVRDRARFHRFEGGECSCGDYW